Sequence from the uncultured Fibrobacter sp. genome:
CGGCGTAAACCGACTCTTTTTTAGCGGAGGAAGAGGGACTCGAACCCCCAAGCCTTACGGCGGCGGTTTTCAAGACCGCTGACTTACCAATTAGCCTATTCCTCCAGGCGAGTGTAAGGTAAAAAAGTTTATCTTCCGTGTCAACAGGTAAACCATTTTGCTGAAAAGTTTTATACTTTTAAGGTGATGGCTACGGAAGAGCACAAAAACGAAATGGACGACTCTCAGCGGATTCTTCATCTGCTTTTTGAGTATATGCCCAAGATTGCTTCGGAACGCAAGGTGGACAGTCTCCTTGTGCTCATGAACGATTTGGGGCGTTCCATCGTACGCTCTGACCGCTGTTCCCTGTGGCTTTTGGATAAGGAAAAACGCGAACTGTGGACCAAGGTCGCCCATGGTGTCGACGAACTCCGCATCCCGATGGAAGCGGGCTTTGCCGGGCATTGTATGACGACGGGTGAGTCCTTGCTTGTGGAAGATGCGTACAACGATGAGCGGTTCGACCGCCGCAGCGACGAGAAGACGCACTACCACACGAAGTCCGTGCTGGCCGTCCCCCTCAAGAATTCTGTCGGGAAGGTCATGGGGGTTTATCAGGCCATCAACAAACAGGGAGAACCGGGGTATTTCACTCCGAAGGATTTAGAAAACCTTTCGCTTATCGCCGTGTATTCCGCAAAGACTGTGGAATCCACGATGCTCAATGCCGAACTGGAAGCCACCCAGAGGGATATCATCCATATTTTGGGTGATGCGTCCGAGTACCGCAGTCAGGAGACGGGCGACCACATCCAACGTGTTGCCGAGGTTTCTTACAACCTGGCGAAGTTCATGGGCCTGCCGGAATCCTATTGCCAGAAGATTCGCCTTGCGGCGCCTCTGCACGACTTGGGCAAGATCGGCATCCCCGATGCGGTGCTCAACAAGCCGGGCCGCCTCAACACGACGGAGTTCGCTGTCATGAAGACGCATTCCGTCATTGGGCGCGAGATGCTGCGTGCTTCTAAGCGCAAATTGCTACGCTTTGCCGCCGAGATTGCCGGGACCCACCACGAACGCTGGGACGGCACGGGCTACCCCGACGGGCTGAAGGGCGAGGATATCCCGCTTTCTGGCCGTATCTGCGCTGTAGCCGACGTGCTGGACGCCTTGTCTTGCCCGCGTTGCTACAAAGAAGCTTGGCCCGAAGAGGACGTGCGCGCCGAGTTCATCAAACAGCGTGGAACGCAGTTCCAACCGGAACTGGTGGATGTCCTTCTGGATCATTGGGAACTTTTCTACTCTGGATACCGTAACAGGCGAATCTAGGCCCTAAGGGCCTTTTTTTGTGCCTGTAGATTGCTTACAAAAGCGGGGCTTTTCTAGACCAGCCGTACCATGTAAATTTTGGGTAAAAAAAAGCCTCCGTTACCGGAGGCTTTTCGTGGTCCCGGGCGGAATTGAACCGCCGACACGTGGATTTTCAGTCCACTGCTCTACCAACTGAGCTACAGAACCATTTGGGTAGACCAAATTTAGCAAAAATGTGTTCCTTGTCAAGGTGTAAAGAAGATATTACCAATGTTTTTTCATTTTTTCTTCATTTTCTACTAGATTTAGTAGTGGATGAATTGAATTGGGCTGTTTCTGCACGGCAACGTGTGGAATGGTTTCTTTATTTTATAGGTGGATATTGTGCGTTACTTTAAAATGATTCGAAATCTAATGACTGTTGGGGCTGTCGCTGGTTTCTTGCTGGCTTGCGGGAATTCTGAAAGCGAGGACGTAA
This genomic interval carries:
- a CDS encoding HD domain-containing phosphohydrolase, whose protein sequence is MATEEHKNEMDDSQRILHLLFEYMPKIASERKVDSLLVLMNDLGRSIVRSDRCSLWLLDKEKRELWTKVAHGVDELRIPMEAGFAGHCMTTGESLLVEDAYNDERFDRRSDEKTHYHTKSVLAVPLKNSVGKVMGVYQAINKQGEPGYFTPKDLENLSLIAVYSAKTVESTMLNAELEATQRDIIHILGDASEYRSQETGDHIQRVAEVSYNLAKFMGLPESYCQKIRLAAPLHDLGKIGIPDAVLNKPGRLNTTEFAVMKTHSVIGREMLRASKRKLLRFAAEIAGTHHERWDGTGYPDGLKGEDIPLSGRICAVADVLDALSCPRCYKEAWPEEDVRAEFIKQRGTQFQPELVDVLLDHWELFYSGYRNRRI